The DNA region ATGCAATGTTATCAAcattttacatcattttattgtcattttaacCTTTATAAATAATGAGTTGaaacatgtattacaatttagTGACTTTATTAAATGTGGCATTAAATGCtgaaagataaaaaacaaaaccgATCTTGTATAAAAAgttcatgtatatttgtacagtGTGTGATTTTAAATAAAGTGTCGGTCACTATTGATGTGCTATTTATAAACCTGTACAGCTCTAAGTGAAGTGCATATGTTTTCCTCATGAAATACTTACTGATTTTAAGATGTTATGCTTTGTGGCACATCATTGAAAACCCTCAGCCACGCAGTCTTGCACATATTTCaagtattttttaataatatgtacTGGTAAGAGGCATATTTTTAAAGCATAATAAGGTATGAGAAAATAACATCAAACGAAAATGGATGAGATAGACAGGAATCATTTGCAAGAAatgacattttatattaaaattatccaccaaaaaaaataaaaaaattggtgAGACTGGCTGTGGGTTTTCAATGCACGTGACAAAGGAGTTCATTTTATACTTTATACTGAGAATGCATGAAATACATTAGATAATTGAAATAATAGCTATTTGGTACTGGTATTGGTACATTTACATGGAAATATcagaataaatattattatgtgTTTTAAGagtaaataaattgttatttattatttaataggacatttttctaactaaaattTATGTCACTTTtggttattattttcaaaatacttaaAATGTATATCAGTACAGCATACATACAATTCTAATTCAAGATCATATATCTTTAGTAAATGTAGAAGAGAAtgttgaatgtaaatatatatttattatttaattacgTATACAGTagcattttgtaaaattataatgaacattttgtatttgtttacGATGCCCCCTCTGTGTACCCCTGACATGATTTTACTGATCCATCATTTGACTTTTTTAATGGACTGCTTGGTGTAATGCTGTGCTGTGTCAACAACTGCTTCACTTTTTGAAGTACAATGTAATATCATTACTATGATGCAATATCAGATTACTATTTAATATTGTAATATCATTGCAGTGTGATTATTATGGTATTGTACATCGTATTATAATTCTGTAAACACTTTTTCATCATTTCAAGGAtgagagatttaaaaaaaaaaaattagttttccTCTTTACCTTTCCATACCTGAGtatagaaaatgtttgaattgtttCTTGATTTAATTCCTTTGTGTCTTCATCattcttacatgtatgtacatgatgtACTCTCTAGACTATCTAAAAACATTCCTTTTTTAATTCTAGCCTTATTTTCTAACACAATACATGTTATTCACTGAAAGTACAAAAATATACTGTAATCTCAGGATGAGATGTTTCCCATACAGTTATAACTGCAttgtaaatgtaatatatatgtacacatataaACATGTAACTACATAATCTTTTTAGAGATTTGAAAACGAAAATTTTAGTTACGATCACCAAAACAAAAGTAAAGCGAgaacataaattaaaatttatgatgttcttttgagacttttaaaaaaaaactttacaaGCTATTCAAAAACGAAGAAAGATATTTCTCACTTTAAAGTTATACACCTGTagacaaaaaattaaagttattggaaggggggggggcaaaattaAATTCCACAATTTCACAAGTGCTAAATTCTTTTATGGTTTTCTATTTTTTGCCATCTGTTCATAGAATCCAAAATCATCTAGACATAAGGAGTAATACATTTTAGTTACATTTGGTGCCAGCATTGCTTACTTGAATTATATTTGTGATATATTGTCTAGTTTgtgatacatgtaaacaaaattatatattgtCTTTTTTCTGTGTACATAAACAGTGTGAAATTCAATGTACATGTTGTATATATGTAGATATTTCTGTGTACAGACAATTAATTGATGATGGTATATTTGATAACCAAGATAATATTGTGTTATAACCAAATAGTTTCTcgttttcttttcaaatacaGTGAGCTTAATCTTGGttgtaaattcattaaattgtgATTTCCAGTCTCAGTGATTTCTTTAATGTGTTTAATATCAAGGGCATCCTCACAAGATCAGGGGGTCCTCATGAGTCCACTCGTGATGTtgtgggtgttgctaaaacgcggaacggaagggaaaacggaaaatcttatctaacgttatttacctcatagatttgttaatcatgctaaaacgatatactttatgtacctttttaatttttttgaaagattagtaATATTAGATTAATCatttaagaatatttatttcctcaaaattaacagtacatgcattgaccactatattctgtcccaaaatatcctcgatttactttttgctgtatattttatatacctcggggttcaagcgattctcttttagaagcattaaacattctcgtTATTCTTTCTtgaaaacgtcctctctagcttatcagctggtataaatacacggctaaaaataaagaagtctacggggttttgcatttcaacactgacccggatgatagtgttgaaaaattgtgcaaggtcttctgagtgacttccaaatggagaaaagatgtcaacattttccattataaatcgtccaaatgtgctgcatgaatattttgggatcgacagactatagtcccaatatataatcggaaaatcaaaccaggcaacgtctagagctctctattcggatcatatgtatatagctactggaataaacaactgcttagtaatgcaaacgtaaacaaaattgcattgctaaaaatactagtttcacaaattactagtttcactaattaccgggtattttaatgtttaatgtttaCTTTTACAATTGCAAATTACTTGTAATTAAAAACCTAGTAAGTTGTGTTCAaaccctttgtatattatatatacaataaaatatgttcaaaccaatgtttactgtattttaatttttaatgtcgtcagtcctacggttttttttcttccatctcaatgatactgtgtcatctgtatgataaaagatcgtctagaacaccgaaaattcaatttaaatgtaagtatatacatgtacatcatatttgaaatataaaaatactcaaaacacgcataaaacgcttgcactaactgcgtacgttacgctgatatgccagcaataccatataaggtGCGTCAGAATACGGAATTGCCCCACAACAAAGTGCATCTACACGCATCAAGGATTTAACACGATTCAATTTGGCCACCAAAATTGTATATTCTGGGGTAATCATTTATGCTGTTCGACTGTACCGGggtagagggggggggggttgggttcCAATGGCTATTTCCTGGATGTTTactatttatataaaacaactTCGTCGGGGAAACTGGACTCCTTGTTCCCCTTTGATCTGTCCGAATAAAAATCAGTATATATAATAGTGAATCATTTATCTTAATACATAAATAAAGGTTTATGCAGTTAGATGACTTTAATATTTGAGATCTgcaataaatacatataatgcAATTAAGGTGGAATCCTACaccaaacttttattttatagatcattaaaatatcatttctaaAACATGATTTCGTTGTTAAAAAAAGGATATATAGCTCTCAGTTATTTTATacgaattattttttgtatcttTAATATAGGAAAGTGGGAAATCTGTTTTGGTTTAGAAATGATACTTAAAcaatccataaaataaaaaaaataaaaaaatttatgaacAAAGGAACGACAACTCTGGATAAAGAATGCGAATAATCTATTTATAACAAATGAcgttgataaaattataaacattgcaCAACTAACCAGCAATGCATTGAAAAACTATTTAAACAGACCGACACCACTGTCAGATCGACAAAACCGAATCCAAAGGACACAAGGACACATAAAAGCTTGAAGTAAACGGGAtccctaaaaaaataaaatatggtgCAAAAGACAACGAAATGCGGTGTCCATTCCGGGAACACACTGCGTGCTTCTAACAGCAAGTAAGTTTGTTTACAATTGTACAATCTTCGGGGATGGatcaaatattttcttcctttataaaaaaagaaaggcaaatatttttaaagaccTGATAATTGGAAAAATTCTTTCTAAAATTCATTCATAAAAATCTTTCAAAGAAATATCAATTGATAAAATAACTTGTATAGTAGCAAAAACCCGCAAGTCCTCTATCTTGGGCTGGAGTAATAAGAATCTCAAATCATAGGCCTGCATATTACGAAAATTTAGTTCAGTTTAAtattctttaccttttaattgGGAATATTTCAGCACGAAAGaacttgatttgtttattacatttaaaaggTGCCGGTGGGTTTTAGACCTCTACGTGTAGCCCCCAGTTCTAAGAGATTTAATtaacatacattgtatatgaattttttaaaatattgtttggaacccatccttttaaaaaacgaaaataaattatatgttcaCATTTATACTATTATTTTATACTCATGAAATACGCGTAATAAACTAATTCCTCTTGTGTAAAGAATTTTTTCAACAGTTAATTAAAACCATATCGTGACATTCTTGCTtaccaaatttaaaatattttcccaaAAGTTATCGTCCAGCGATCTCTGATTAATCAAACAATATTATTACAGATACACCAAGACATACAGAAAGAATTCCTATCTTGTCCGAACTATCAAGAACTCCGCAAACCTGCGCATTCTACAGGATTTTGGCGTTGCCACTGATGATGTGGTCTACTCTCTAAACAAAAAGGGCCGGTGGGTCCTTCCTAACGTTCTAAAAGAGCACATCCTCCTTAGCGGTTTCAGTGAAGATAGCCCCAATGTTCAACTCACCGAAAGCCACAAAATAAGAAAGCCTGCCAAATGTCTCGGCTACTACGCCTCAAAAGGACCCATCAGAAAGGCAGTGCCATCCAAAAAGAGATACTTCAACATTTCTAGCGTAAAGAATTTGAGTTCACCATCTTTGAAAAATAAGGAGCAGAAAGAGGGGACAGAAGAAGTAAAAGAGTGCGCAGAACCGGAAATCAATGTAGAGGTTTACCATCCAACTCCAATGTCAAGCTCTCTCACCCACAACAGGAAATACATCAAACCGGCCCAACACACCGATTTCCAAATTCAAACAAAGAACAAGAAAACAAAGAGAAGAATTCGTAATGCAAAATTTGATATAGATCTATTTGAAGATGATTTTTGTGAAGAGTATTGGGATGATAATGGTGATGATGTAGAAAAAGAGAATCATTTTTCCCAACGACCACTGACCTTCTTCACCGCAGCTGATATCCTTAAATCAGCAGCAAAGgcaaagaagatttttgaaaatggaaaaagaaaGTGCAGAAACTTGAGCTCCGAGGATATCACACCAAAAGCCAAAATTGTATATGTAGACGAACCCAAAGAAAGCAACCATAAGAAAACACTAGAAACCAAGAGAATTACTCAAACCTCGGAGCAACGTAAAGTgggatatagaaaaaaaatggtcCCAAGAAAGGTTGTTTTATCTACTAAAGAAACTCAGCCTGAATTCTTAAAGTTCGTGTACGGTGACAAGTATATAGAATGCAAAACGTTTCCCCGTACATTCGTGATCAACGTCACAGATGAAGTAAAAGCTGCAATGAAGAAAACCGCCCCTATGAGTTACAAAGCATTTCTGTATGACCTTACCACTCTTCTAATTTTCACATACGATATTTACGCAGGAAATGCAAATACAGAGGAAACATTCGACGTGTATCTCAATGTGAATGTGAAGGCAGATATCATAGAACCATCCACATTGTTCAGTTACATCAGCGGCTCTTTGGAATCCATCATTAATCATGCAATATCCCAGGTCAGAGTCTTTGAAGAAAATCAATTCGAACGGTTAAAGCTATATCCAAATGGAAAAAACGAGGGTGTGCTTAACGTTTTAGATTCTTGTTGGTCTAAAAGTAAATCATCTACTGTGTCGGAAGAAGAATTATTTGAAGAGGCTTTGCAAGAACATGGAGCAATGAGCAAATTTGAGGGAGCAGAATTTGAAGCGCTGCCCTCTGAAGTTTGTTTCATTTGCTTTGAAACGATGAATGAGAATAGATCCGGCATTGCTTTGGATAGTTGTGGACATTGGTTCTGCAGAGACTGTTGGAGAGAGCATCTCCACAAAGATTTCTCCAAGCTTCTCTGCCCAGAGTTTAATTGCGATAAAGAGGTAGATTTCAGCACGATTcttcaaattctaaatat from Crassostrea angulata isolate pt1a10 chromosome 7, ASM2561291v2, whole genome shotgun sequence includes:
- the LOC128192454 gene encoding uncharacterized protein LOC128192454, with the translated sequence MVQKTTKCGVHSGNTLRASNSKYTKTYRKNSYLVRTIKNSANLRILQDFGVATDDVVYSLNKKGRWVLPNVLKEHILLSGFSEDSPNVQLTESHKIRKPAKCLGYYASKGPIRKAVPSKKRYFNISSVKNLSSPSLKNKEQKEGTEEVKECAEPEINVEVYHPTPMSSSLTHNRKYIKPAQHTDFQIQTKNKKTKRRIRNAKFDIDLFEDDFCEEYWDDNGDDVEKENHFSQRPLTFFTAADILKSAAKAKKIFENGKRKCRNLSSEDITPKAKIVYVDEPKESNHKKTLETKRITQTSEQRKVGYRKKMVPRKVVLSTKETQPEFLKFVYGDKYIECKTFPRTFVINVTDEVKAAMKKTAPMSYKAFLYDLTTLLIFTYDIYAGNANTEETFDVYLNVNVKADIIEPSTLFSYISGSLESIINHAISQVRVFEENQFERLKLYPNGKNEGVLNVLDSCWSKSKSSTVSEEELFEEALQEHGAMSKFEGAEFEALPSEVCFICFETMNENRSGIALDSCGHWFCRDCWREHLHKDFSKLLCPEFNCDKEVDFSTILQILNISEVRKYLIRRRESLVQIQQKYCPNEKCGRVISTLLATTHTNAACKCGIKFCSHCFKFPHWPAPCDTSQQYWGLLKKNGIDITPNDSDYSTQVPEISVKGKVCPKCKRFIEKDGGCYTMICVCGTIFCWGCLGIYGENHAGSDLCNQSTHGDLHYTRKMRIKNYEVAQNKMKAESALLQAAVNHRTERALPKTVNMNRTIHSLCQKFRTLGRKSITKIAEILADDNAEEKSLSYVKFEHFLRSMSNLYLEMRHLAEYTAVFADQNTRSPKRINCILARIESLAAEIYDKLCQDTDGDVASLVCDLMDIKDHCMKTVSGLVKLVTK